Genomic DNA from Mycolicibacterium helvum:
CGCAGGCCCGAGCGGTTCGTGCTGTCGGTCCTCGGCATCGCATTGGCCCTCACCTGTGTGACGGTGGTGCGCACCATTTCGTCGAGCTTCGCCATCACCGGCGCCGACTCGGTCACCGACGTGCTGGGCGGTGCCCAATTGTGGGCGGTTCCCGCCGCCGGGGTGCACTACGACAGCACCGTGCAGGCGCTCGTTGCCGACGGCCCGGCGCCGGCGATTGTCGTCCCGGAGGGCTGGCGTGCGATCAGGACGGTCTCCGGTATCACTGACATCAACGGGACGTCGCTGTCGTTGCGCGGTAGCGACGAAACCCAATACAGCCAAGCGGTTTTGGGATCGGAGCTGGCGCAGCGACTGGGCAAGCACGACGGCGACCGGATCGTCGTCGGCGGTCAGGATCTCGGGGTGACCGTCCGCGCCGGGGGCCAATCGATGACTGTGGCGACGCCGCTTGCCCAGGCCATCGTGGGCGACAACGGGTGGTGGACGATCTATGCGCCGGCCGGCCAGGAGAAAAGCCGCAGCCTCGGCAGTACCCTCGGCGGTGCGGTCGGTCTGCCCTCGACCTCGGACCCGTCCATCAAGCCGGACGCGGGTGGAGCCGGACTGATCTATGACACGGTGGGCGGTACCGGCCCACTGAACTTCGACCAGAAGTACTCGGCCCTGTTCTCCGGCAAGGTCACCAGCTCCACCCTCGGGATCATCTCGATCATCGGCCTGGTGCTGGGGTTCATCATCGCGGTGTCGTCCTTCCTGGCCGCGGTGCAGGAACGCCGGCGCGAATTCGGCATCATGTCCAGCATCGGCCTGGCCGACGAGGTCCTCTATTTCTTTCTGGTGGAGTCCGCCGTCGTCTTCGTGGCGGCCTACGTGCTGGGTGTGCTCACCGCGGGTATCGCGGTGTGGCTGGTGATTCCGGGCATCGCCACCCCGATCGCCTGGCTGCAGGCCGCCGGCATGGTCGCGGGCTTCCTCCCGGCGATGTCGATCGTCGGCGCGCTGATACCCGTGCACCGGCTGCTGCAGAACCGTCCGGTCGACCTGCTCGGAGGCCGCTGATGATCAAGTTCGGACTGTCCTACGGTTGGCTGGCCGCGCGGCGGCGGGTCGGCGAGATGGTGCTGCCGATCGTCACCACCGCGACGGGTGCGTTCCTCGTGGTCATCGTTTTCGGGATGTCGGCAGGCATCCAGGCTCAGTCGGCATCGCTGGGCCACGCCGCCGAAATCGGCCGTGCCGTCATCCTCATCGCGATCACTGTGCTGCTGGTCGGTGTCGTCGAGGTAGCCGTCGCGACTACCCGCACGATCGCTCACCGCACTCGCGAACTCGGGGTACTCGGGGCCACCGGTGTGCCGCGCGGTCCCGTAATCGCGGCGCTGTTGGTCGAACCCGCGGTCGCCGCGGTACTGGGCGCGCTGTTCGGCGTGCTGCTCGCCGTCATCGCCGCCATCGTGCTGGGCGCGGTGGGCC
This window encodes:
- a CDS encoding ABC transporter permease — protein: MVGVETPSSTTISRPSTLATSSGNNTFVCLLRFAWANIRRRPERFVLSVLGIALALTCVTVVRTISSSFAITGADSVTDVLGGAQLWAVPAAGVHYDSTVQALVADGPAPAIVVPEGWRAIRTVSGITDINGTSLSLRGSDETQYSQAVLGSELAQRLGKHDGDRIVVGGQDLGVTVRAGGQSMTVATPLAQAIVGDNGWWTIYAPAGQEKSRSLGSTLGGAVGLPSTSDPSIKPDAGGAGLIYDTVGGTGPLNFDQKYSALFSGKVTSSTLGIISIIGLVLGFIIAVSSFLAAVQERRREFGIMSSIGLADEVLYFFLVESAVVFVAAYVLGVLTAGIAVWLVIPGIATPIAWLQAAGMVAGFLPAMSIVGALIPVHRLLQNRPVDLLGGR
- a CDS encoding ABC transporter permease, whose amino-acid sequence is MIKFGLSYGWLAARRRVGEMVLPIVTTATGAFLVVIVFGMSAGIQAQSASLGHAAEIGRAVILIAITVLLVGVVEVAVATTRTIAHRTRELGVLGATGVPRGPVIAALLVEPAVAAVLGALFGVLLAVIAAIVLGAVGLVPTGVSPAGIGFGAAIAVVVSIIAALATSVVPTWNAASRPPIRSLSTGG